In Burkholderia sp. PAMC 26561, the following are encoded in one genomic region:
- a CDS encoding IS630 family transposase, with amino-acid sequence MGKMNLTDTERAQLLSAARSRTVRAADVRRAKLILMLEDGESRDGIMSALGCDSRFIARWSGRFLNERLAGMYARHPGRAPVQPPAKLEARVLSRTLKHKPSDGSTHWSSYKLAAELGDVSVSAVQRIWRKHGIKPQRLERHMVSNDPDFETKAADVIGLYLNPPAHAAVFCVDEKTAIQALERKDRMLPLSPGRAESHGFEYKRNGTLSLFAAFNTATGEVLGKTASRHTSEQFVAFLTDVVASQPKRREIHVICDNVSSQKTQRVVEFLTAHRNVRLHFTPTYSSWLNQVENWFSRIQPDVIGGVFTSVKDLDRKLMRYIREHNQNPKPIKWKYDDPSRRICPVPSQ; translated from the coding sequence ATGGGAAAAATGAATCTGACTGATACCGAACGTGCGCAATTACTTTCAGCGGCACGCAGCCGAACGGTGCGCGCGGCGGACGTGCGACGTGCAAAATTGATCTTGATGCTCGAGGACGGTGAATCGCGCGACGGGATCATGAGCGCACTGGGCTGCGACTCACGTTTCATCGCACGTTGGTCGGGGCGCTTCCTCAACGAGCGACTGGCCGGCATGTACGCTCGCCACCCCGGGCGCGCTCCTGTGCAGCCGCCTGCCAAGTTGGAAGCGCGGGTACTCAGCCGCACCCTCAAGCACAAACCATCCGACGGTTCGACACACTGGAGCAGCTACAAGCTCGCAGCAGAACTGGGCGACGTGTCGGTCTCGGCCGTGCAGCGCATCTGGCGCAAACACGGCATCAAGCCGCAGCGTTTGGAACGACACATGGTCTCCAACGACCCGGACTTCGAGACCAAGGCGGCCGACGTGATCGGGCTGTATTTGAACCCGCCGGCGCACGCGGCGGTGTTCTGCGTGGATGAGAAGACCGCGATCCAGGCACTTGAGCGTAAGGACCGGATGCTGCCGCTGTCGCCGGGACGCGCCGAGAGCCATGGCTTCGAATACAAACGCAACGGGACACTCAGCCTGTTCGCGGCGTTCAATACGGCGACCGGCGAGGTGCTGGGCAAGACGGCGTCGCGCCACACCAGCGAGCAGTTTGTGGCCTTTCTGACTGACGTCGTCGCCAGCCAGCCCAAACGTCGGGAAATCCACGTCATTTGCGATAACGTGAGCAGCCAGAAGACGCAGCGGGTGGTCGAATTTCTCACCGCGCATCGCAACGTGCGCTTGCACTTCACGCCGACTTATTCTTCGTGGCTAAACCAGGTGGAAAACTGGTTCTCACGCATTCAGCCTGATGTGATCGGCGGCGTCTTCACTTCGGTGAAGGATCTGGATCGCAAACTGATGCGATATATCCGCGAGCACAATCAAAATCCGAAACCAATCAAATGGAAATATGACGATCCTTCCCGTCGAATTTGCCCGGTGCCAAGTCAATGA
- a CDS encoding DUF302 domain-containing protein, with the protein MMKKAILFSLVLMLHSVAQADELLMEKSSRSVSETIDRVEAAAKDQGFVIVARVDHAAAAAKVGLTLRPTALLIFSNPKVGTLLMRCDQRVGIDLPLKALAWQDKDGQVWLGATNPAALKSRYELDAACDAPVASAQKVIKELMDYGAKAPRVRDDVATLKRWRRIRGADAHFHRRRTDLG; encoded by the coding sequence ATGATGAAGAAAGCGATCTTGTTTTCACTCGTCCTGATGCTGCACTCGGTGGCGCAGGCGGACGAACTGCTGATGGAGAAAAGCTCCCGATCGGTCTCGGAGACAATCGATCGGGTTGAGGCGGCGGCAAAAGATCAAGGTTTTGTGATCGTTGCACGGGTCGATCACGCGGCCGCAGCGGCGAAGGTCGGGCTCACGCTTCGGCCGACGGCGCTGCTGATCTTCAGCAACCCGAAAGTCGGTACACTACTAATGCGATGCGATCAGCGCGTCGGAATTGATCTACCTCTGAAAGCGCTCGCATGGCAGGACAAGGACGGACAGGTCTGGCTCGGCGCAACGAATCCGGCGGCGCTCAAGTCGCGTTATGAACTGGATGCTGCTTGTGACGCGCCGGTTGCCTCCGCACAAAAGGTCATCAAGGAACTGATGGACTATGGCGCCAAGGCGCCAAGGGTTCGTGACGACGTTGCCACATTAAAACGTTGGCGACGCATTAGGGGTGCGGACGCGCACTTCCACAGAAGGCGGACGGATCTTGGGTGA
- a CDS encoding MFS transporter — protein MQAPSAINETALVRKISWRIIPFVFILYIVSYLDRANIGYAALQMNKELALSSEAFGFVSGIFFIGYFLFEVPSNVMLNKYGARVWIARILLTWGAVAIVSAFVQNATQLYILRFLLGVSEAGFFPGIIVYLTYWFRAKELATTVALFTAAIPVSYIIGAPLSTWIMDNVHWLQWSGWRWMLVLEGVPALLGGIMCFLYLADRPKDAKWLEPEERDWLLAELEKDKKSRPNVKHIGTFKVLASPKVLYLSFIYFVYQCGSLGVGYWMPQIIKGFSTKISHTEIGLIAMIPYIFATGVMVLWSRSSDRRSERRLHSAIPLAVAAAALFGAGITTNPYVSISMISLSLAGLYAFKSPFWALPTLFLSRSSAAVSIAVINSIGNLGGFVGPFAIGYIKGQGGSSTTGLLFLSGLLVVSFLMTILIRIKEHVSEVSEVEAVPSSKNA, from the coding sequence ATGCAAGCACCATCAGCAATAAACGAAACAGCGCTCGTCAGGAAAATTTCGTGGCGCATCATTCCGTTCGTTTTCATCCTTTACATCGTCTCGTATCTGGATCGGGCGAACATTGGGTATGCGGCGCTTCAGATGAACAAGGAACTTGCCCTTAGCAGTGAAGCGTTTGGCTTCGTCTCGGGCATCTTCTTCATCGGATATTTCCTCTTTGAAGTGCCCAGCAATGTGATGCTCAACAAGTACGGTGCGCGCGTCTGGATCGCACGTATTCTGCTGACATGGGGAGCTGTCGCGATCGTCTCTGCGTTTGTCCAAAACGCTACTCAGCTTTATATCTTGCGGTTTCTGCTCGGGGTTTCGGAAGCCGGCTTTTTCCCAGGCATCATCGTCTACCTGACGTACTGGTTTCGTGCCAAAGAATTAGCGACGACCGTTGCCCTGTTCACGGCCGCCATCCCGGTTTCGTACATCATTGGCGCGCCGCTTAGCACGTGGATCATGGATAACGTCCATTGGCTGCAGTGGAGTGGATGGCGATGGATGCTCGTTCTCGAAGGTGTGCCTGCGCTGCTTGGTGGCATCATGTGCTTCCTCTATCTGGCCGATCGCCCCAAGGATGCCAAATGGTTGGAGCCTGAGGAACGTGACTGGCTGCTTGCAGAACTCGAAAAGGACAAAAAATCGCGCCCGAACGTAAAACACATCGGCACATTTAAGGTGCTCGCCAGTCCGAAAGTCCTCTACCTGTCCTTCATTTACTTTGTCTACCAGTGCGGGAGCCTGGGCGTCGGTTACTGGATGCCGCAGATCATCAAGGGTTTTTCAACAAAGATCAGCCATACCGAAATCGGGCTGATCGCGATGATCCCCTACATATTTGCAACAGGCGTCATGGTGCTGTGGTCGCGTAGCTCCGACCGGCGCAGCGAACGCCGGCTGCATTCGGCGATTCCGTTGGCCGTCGCAGCAGCAGCATTGTTTGGCGCCGGGATAACCACGAACCCGTATGTTTCCATTTCGATGATCAGCTTGAGCCTCGCTGGCTTGTATGCATTCAAATCCCCGTTCTGGGCATTGCCCACCTTGTTTCTCTCGCGCTCGAGCGCCGCAGTGTCTATCGCAGTGATCAACTCAATCGGAAATTTAGGTGGGTTCGTCGGACCATTCGCTATTGGCTACATTAAAGGACAGGGCGGAAGCTCGACTACAGGCCTGCTGTTTCTTTCCGGGCTTCTGGTCGTGTCTTTCCTTATGACCATCCTCATTCGGATTAAGGAACATGTGTCGGAGGTTTCCGAGGTAGAGGCTGTCCCATCAAGCAAGAATGCTTGA
- a CDS encoding phosphate/phosphite/phosphonate ABC transporter substrate-binding protein — MRKGIASFRMYNASVKTAEAWNSLSSRLFAELELQIDIVAHAWPLPLTELWAREDLACGFMCGWPFVNETDHQIVPLAVPVPEPAWYAGLPRYRSEFLVNRSSAACSMATAFGGRIGWMSVDSQSGYQAPRAALGALSNDGKPLFAASIGPLHTPARALDALNTGEVDVVAVDCFYLDLARHHAPESVANFRTIGYTAWTPIPLLVASSARPESEIAAIREALVSLHTVAGYDALMRDVLVREFRMPEIAAYRSLIEMAEAFPSYDTIR; from the coding sequence ATGAGAAAAGGTATCGCGTCGTTCCGTATGTACAACGCGTCAGTCAAAACAGCTGAAGCATGGAACTCGCTGTCCAGCAGGCTGTTCGCTGAGCTTGAACTGCAGATCGATATCGTTGCGCATGCGTGGCCGCTGCCATTGACCGAGCTTTGGGCGAGGGAAGATCTTGCTTGTGGATTCATGTGTGGGTGGCCGTTTGTCAACGAGACAGACCACCAGATCGTGCCGCTTGCCGTGCCTGTCCCGGAGCCAGCCTGGTACGCTGGCCTGCCTCGCTATCGTAGTGAGTTTCTCGTGAATCGGAGTTCCGCTGCATGCTCGATGGCGACTGCATTCGGAGGTCGGATTGGCTGGATGTCAGTGGATTCGCAATCAGGATATCAGGCGCCGCGTGCTGCGCTCGGCGCGTTGTCGAATGACGGAAAGCCATTGTTCGCCGCGTCGATCGGGCCACTGCACACGCCAGCCCGTGCGCTGGATGCGCTTAATACTGGTGAAGTTGACGTTGTGGCCGTTGACTGCTTCTATCTGGATCTCGCTCGCCATCACGCGCCGGAGAGCGTCGCAAATTTTCGGACGATCGGCTACACAGCGTGGACGCCGATTCCACTGTTGGTCGCGTCCTCGGCGCGGCCCGAAAGCGAGATCGCGGCAATCCGTGAAGCCTTGGTGTCATTGCATACGGTAGCCGGCTACGATGCCCTTATGCGTGACGTGCTGGTTCGGGAGTTCAGAATGCCGGAAATCGCTGCGTATCGGAGCCTGATCGAGATGGCTGAAGCCTTTCCGTCGTATGACACGATCCGCTAA
- a CDS encoding IS30 family transposase produces the protein MHKANQYEQLQAEERLEIASLRQRGSSIRAMARILGRSASTLSRELRRNSSVLGYVPAAAHALSSARRADTVTTPKLGPHSACWRVVLTLLEWRWSPQQISGVLKRMFPTDPTLQVSHETIYTTIYAHPGGELRRQLIACLRRAHRARMSRTRRNDRRWQIPNMVSIHVRPPEVEDRVMPGHWEGDFIKGEGNRSSVGVLVERTSRLVLLAKMHDATAESALAGFSAKLNSIPEHLRQSFTYDQGRELSRHQELAAQTGVNVYFCDPHSPWQRGTCENTNGLLREYLPKGTDLSVHSQADLDIIADSLNNRPRATHAFHSPFEVFAATLQAADLATSSKH, from the coding sequence ATGCACAAAGCGAATCAGTACGAGCAGTTGCAAGCCGAGGAACGTCTAGAGATCGCGAGCCTGCGTCAACGGGGCTCGAGTATCCGGGCCATGGCCCGCATACTCGGACGCTCAGCCTCTACCCTCAGCCGTGAACTGAGGCGCAATAGCTCTGTGCTCGGTTATGTCCCAGCGGCGGCGCACGCGCTCAGTTCGGCCCGACGAGCGGACACGGTCACCACGCCCAAGCTTGGGCCTCACAGCGCCTGCTGGAGGGTCGTCCTCACGCTGCTCGAGTGGCGTTGGTCACCTCAGCAAATCTCTGGAGTTCTCAAGCGTATGTTTCCGACCGATCCAACTTTGCAGGTCTCGCACGAAACGATTTACACGACCATCTACGCTCACCCAGGCGGAGAATTACGGCGCCAACTCATTGCTTGTTTGCGTCGTGCTCACCGCGCCCGTATGTCGCGCACGCGGCGTAATGATCGCCGCTGGCAAATTCCCAATATGGTCAGCATTCACGTGCGCCCACCTGAAGTCGAGGATCGCGTGATGCCCGGGCACTGGGAGGGCGACTTCATCAAAGGCGAAGGCAATCGCTCCTCAGTTGGCGTGTTGGTGGAGAGAACAAGCCGTCTGGTACTGCTGGCCAAGATGCACGATGCCACAGCCGAATCTGCACTGGCCGGCTTCTCGGCCAAGCTCAACTCGATTCCCGAACACTTGCGTCAAAGCTTCACTTACGACCAGGGGCGTGAACTCTCACGACATCAAGAACTTGCCGCTCAAACTGGCGTGAACGTCTATTTTTGCGATCCACATAGCCCGTGGCAGCGCGGAACTTGTGAAAATACCAATGGCCTGTTGCGCGAGTATTTGCCCAAAGGCACCGATCTTTCCGTGCATAGTCAGGCAGACCTCGACATCATTGCCGACAGCTTGAACAACCGACCTCGTGCCACACATGCGTTTCATTCTCCCTTCGAGGTATTCGCCGCGACGCTACAAGCAGCGGATCTAGCAACGTCATCTAAACATTAA
- a CDS encoding helix-turn-helix domain-containing protein yields MNAIAEPSAILKAWLPFKELIGSATAVRTAADYDKAIACIDELLNEVGDDEAHPLAEVLDLIATQVKAYEDEHVEIPDAAPREVLRFLMEQQNLTQADLDDCAPQNRISEILSGKRVISKDVAKRLAKRFHVHADIFL; encoded by the coding sequence ATGAACGCCATTGCAGAACCAAGCGCCATCCTGAAGGCGTGGCTGCCATTCAAGGAACTGATCGGCAGTGCCACGGCCGTGCGCACTGCGGCCGATTACGATAAGGCCATCGCGTGCATCGACGAGCTGCTTAACGAAGTCGGCGACGACGAGGCGCATCCGCTCGCCGAAGTACTCGACCTGATCGCCACTCAGGTGAAAGCGTATGAAGACGAACACGTTGAGATTCCCGACGCGGCGCCGCGCGAAGTGCTGCGATTCCTCATGGAACAGCAGAACCTGACGCAAGCCGACCTCGACGACTGCGCACCGCAAAACCGTATCTCGGAGATCCTGAGTGGCAAGCGCGTAATCAGTAAGGACGTAGCCAAGCGACTCGCGAAGCGCTTCCATGTTCACGCAGACATTTTCCTGTGA
- a CDS encoding type II toxin-antitoxin system HigB family toxin, with translation MQDKNFKDLNDLKTTFGAADYVKPHTVFDIGGNKYRLIAAIHYNTHKVFVRNVLTHAEYDTDKWKEKK, from the coding sequence ATGCAGGACAAGAATTTTAAGGATCTTAACGACCTGAAGACGACCTTCGGCGCGGCGGACTACGTGAAGCCGCATACGGTCTTTGACATCGGCGGGAACAAGTATCGACTGATCGCCGCGATTCACTACAACACGCACAAGGTATTTGTTCGAAACGTGTTGACGCATGCCGAATACGACACAGACAAATGGAAGGAGAAAAAGTGA
- a CDS encoding porin, with protein sequence MKKTFISSVVLIFTANCASAQNNVTLYGVIDSGVNYTNNVQTSRTASGLKGSKQFAMIEGGSAGLQGSRWGLKGVEDLGGGMKAIFLLENGFYSNNGTLNQGGAEFGRQAFVGLSTPYGTVTLGRQYDPVVDFFGPYLAAPQWGGYMASHPSDIDNGLNSRRINNAIKYKSATYSGLTFEAMMNLGGTAGSFSNNWIWGGGAGYVNGPFSVGAGYLNIRNPNTSFFGANPNAGPATTNNLGSFGSVTGPESNPVFAGYASANHLEIVGAATGVTLGDLNVNLAYSNTRFENLGSPSGPNTLRYKGTASFNNAEINAKYQFTPALVVGTAYDYTRGGGAGGRDSSTYQLFSAGVDYFLSKRTDLYTVAVFEKATGTDSLGQPAVAQITGLTPSATDKQVSLRIGIRHKF encoded by the coding sequence ATGAAAAAAACCTTTATTTCATCAGTAGTACTTATATTTACTGCAAACTGCGCCTCAGCGCAAAACAACGTGACGCTTTATGGGGTCATCGATAGCGGAGTCAACTATACGAACAATGTGCAAACATCGAGAACCGCATCTGGGCTGAAAGGATCCAAGCAATTTGCAATGATTGAAGGCGGCTCAGCAGGATTGCAGGGTAGCCGATGGGGTTTGAAAGGCGTCGAGGATTTGGGCGGAGGTATGAAGGCGATATTTCTGCTCGAGAATGGGTTTTACAGCAACAACGGAACGTTGAACCAAGGGGGAGCGGAGTTCGGCCGTCAGGCATTTGTCGGTTTATCGACTCCCTATGGCACCGTCACCCTCGGTCGGCAGTACGATCCTGTGGTCGATTTCTTTGGGCCGTATCTTGCCGCGCCACAGTGGGGCGGCTACATGGCGTCGCACCCGAGCGATATTGATAACGGCCTGAATAGCCGCCGAATCAACAACGCAATCAAATACAAGAGCGCTACGTATAGCGGGCTAACGTTCGAGGCGATGATGAATCTTGGCGGAACGGCCGGGTCGTTCTCGAATAACTGGATTTGGGGCGGAGGCGCTGGCTATGTCAACGGTCCATTCTCGGTTGGTGCGGGGTACCTCAATATACGTAACCCGAACACCTCGTTCTTCGGTGCGAATCCGAATGCCGGCCCCGCTACGACCAACAATCTTGGAAGCTTCGGATCGGTAACGGGCCCTGAAAGCAATCCCGTTTTTGCAGGCTACGCATCGGCCAACCACCTCGAGATCGTAGGTGCCGCCACCGGAGTTACGCTCGGAGACCTGAACGTCAATCTTGCATATTCCAATACCCGCTTCGAGAATCTTGGTTCGCCGTCGGGTCCGAACACGCTCCGCTATAAAGGCACCGCCAGCTTTAACAACGCCGAGATTAACGCCAAGTATCAGTTTACGCCTGCGCTCGTCGTTGGGACCGCCTACGACTACACCCGTGGAGGCGGAGCCGGAGGCCGGGACAGTTCAACGTATCAATTGTTCAGTGCCGGCGTCGATTATTTCCTTTCCAAGCGAACCGACCTTTACACCGTAGCGGTGTTCGAGAAAGCGACCGGTACCGATTCACTTGGGCAGCCTGCAGTCGCACAGATCACCGGGCTTACTCCCTCAGCCACTGACAAGCAAGTATCGCTTCGTATTGGCATCCGTCATAAATTCTGA
- a CDS encoding porin, giving the protein MKNIWLAAAFSGIWSLAAHAQSSVTLYGVLDEGFQFNTNAKNVVKGVNVGGRQLTVDSINGLNGSRWGFRGTEDLGDGLKAIFDIQGGINLNTGAFAQGGTPFGRTTYVGLSSRSYGTVTFGRQYDLVVAYVQPVTSTGYIGGSTTFGHPVDLDNLVNTLRVNNSIKYVSPDFNGLNFGAEASLGGQPGNVTGGGGYSFGASYNHGPITLGAGYNFFKNPTGPTAGTGLFTDNVSGANSLSGVLNSNYITASSYQVAAVGGTYAIGPALIGLTYSNTQYGNVASLGGVSPKFNDVEAGLRWQFTPAFFAGFAYNYTTSTGVEVRGETLGDQHYHQIAVLADYFLSKRTDVYFTAAVQKASGVSSTGSAAVANIGGLGDSSNDRQAVMRIALRHKF; this is encoded by the coding sequence ATGAAAAATATATGGCTGGCTGCTGCCTTTTCGGGAATCTGGTCGTTAGCCGCTCACGCGCAAAGTAGCGTGACGTTGTACGGCGTCCTCGATGAAGGGTTTCAATTCAATACCAACGCCAAAAATGTTGTAAAAGGCGTAAATGTCGGTGGCCGTCAATTGACGGTGGATTCGATCAATGGACTGAACGGTAGCCGGTGGGGTTTCCGCGGCACAGAGGATCTGGGTGACGGGCTGAAGGCGATCTTCGATATTCAAGGCGGTATCAATCTGAACACTGGCGCATTCGCGCAAGGTGGCACGCCGTTTGGCCGGACGACCTACGTCGGTTTAAGCAGCCGCAGCTACGGTACGGTGACATTCGGCCGCCAGTACGATCTTGTGGTTGCCTATGTACAGCCCGTCACGAGCACGGGTTACATTGGCGGATCGACGACCTTTGGCCATCCAGTTGACCTCGATAACCTCGTAAACACATTGCGTGTCAACAACAGTATCAAGTATGTAAGCCCAGACTTCAACGGTCTGAACTTTGGTGCCGAGGCAAGCCTTGGCGGTCAGCCGGGCAACGTTACCGGCGGCGGAGGCTATTCGTTCGGGGCGTCGTACAACCACGGGCCAATCACATTGGGCGCAGGCTACAACTTCTTCAAGAACCCAACCGGCCCGACTGCGGGAACGGGATTGTTCACTGACAACGTGAGTGGCGCGAATTCACTGAGCGGCGTCTTGAATAGCAACTACATCACCGCGAGCTCGTACCAGGTCGCGGCAGTAGGTGGTACATACGCGATTGGCCCCGCCCTCATTGGACTGACCTATTCGAATACGCAGTACGGAAATGTCGCCTCCCTCGGCGGTGTATCGCCGAAGTTTAACGACGTCGAAGCTGGTTTGCGCTGGCAGTTCACACCGGCGTTCTTTGCAGGCTTCGCGTATAACTATACGACGAGTACCGGAGTGGAAGTACGTGGCGAGACACTCGGCGACCAGCACTACCATCAGATTGCCGTGCTAGCGGATTATTTCCTGTCGAAGCGCACAGACGTGTATTTTACAGCGGCGGTGCAGAAAGCATCTGGTGTCAGTTCTACAGGGAGTGCTGCCGTCGCAAACATCGGTGGGCTGGGCGATTCCTCTAATGACCGTCAGGCTGTGATGCGCATCGCACTGCGCCACAAATTCTAA
- a CDS encoding lactonase family protein: MFAYVGCRTTRERNARGDGISVYSVDEESGKLERVQLLKDQVNPSFLALSANGERLYTVHGDLSDISSYAVDKATGKIAFINKQSTQGQNPVHLAIDPKGRYVVVSNHIGSSLAVLPIADDGSLKELTQLVKLEGPLGPHRVEQKVPKPHFNPFDPSGEFVIVPAKGLDQILTYRFKDGQLTPGTPAFVSTRETSGPRHIAFHSKSGFAYCVNELDSTVTTYRYLPSNGSLQPLQTVSTLPDTFTGNSRASEIEVDSTGQYVYASNRGYDSVAVFKVDQDTGFLSLVEVEQSRGRTPRFMTSTPNGRFMFVLNEESDNIVAFAVDHTSGRIKPTGFSVQTGSPVCMIFSQHQA; encoded by the coding sequence ATGTTTGCTTATGTTGGCTGCCGTACCACTCGCGAACGCAATGCCCGAGGTGACGGTATCAGCGTCTATTCAGTCGATGAGGAGTCTGGGAAGCTTGAACGGGTTCAACTTCTAAAGGACCAAGTCAATCCGTCGTTTCTGGCACTGAGCGCCAACGGCGAGCGCCTCTACACTGTCCACGGCGATCTCAGTGACATCAGTTCTTACGCGGTGGACAAAGCGACTGGGAAAATTGCGTTCATCAACAAGCAAAGCACACAAGGCCAGAACCCGGTTCATCTGGCGATCGATCCGAAGGGTCGTTATGTGGTCGTGTCGAACCATATTGGATCAAGCCTCGCTGTGTTGCCTATTGCTGACGATGGCTCGCTTAAAGAGCTAACGCAACTCGTGAAGCTCGAAGGTCCGCTCGGTCCGCACCGGGTCGAGCAAAAGGTGCCGAAGCCCCATTTCAACCCGTTCGACCCGTCAGGCGAGTTTGTCATCGTGCCGGCCAAGGGGCTGGATCAGATCCTGACTTACCGATTCAAGGACGGACAACTCACGCCAGGCACACCAGCGTTCGTTTCAACACGAGAGACGTCAGGGCCTCGTCATATTGCGTTCCACTCGAAATCGGGCTTCGCATACTGCGTCAATGAACTTGACTCAACGGTCACTACCTACCGGTACTTGCCCAGCAACGGTTCTCTGCAGCCTTTGCAAACGGTTTCGACGCTGCCAGACACCTTCACGGGCAATAGCCGCGCGTCCGAGATCGAAGTCGATAGCACGGGCCAATACGTATATGCGTCCAATCGGGGATATGACAGCGTCGCCGTGTTCAAGGTTGATCAGGACACCGGTTTCTTGAGTCTGGTTGAAGTCGAACAAAGCCGAGGTCGTACGCCTAGGTTCATGACATCGACGCCAAACGGCCGGTTCATGTTCGTCTTGAATGAAGAAAGCGACAACATCGTCGCGTTTGCTGTGGACCACACGTCCGGACGGATCAAGCCAACAGGATTTTCCGTTCAAACCGGCAGCCCGGTTTGCATGATCTTCTCGCAACATCAAGCGTAA
- a CDS encoding UTRA domain-containing protein: MDTEKIETTAAPAYQQLKDYVRKMIDTGQWRLNDMIPTELSLASEFSLSRMTVHRALRELVSENLLTRVRGRGTFVADRRHQATLIEIHSIADEIRARGDVHRAKVLLVESTQDAAVLQTLELPQFGTAFHSRIVHFENDVPIELEDRYVNSLVFPDYLDQNFEMETPNEYMMRVAPAQGAHYWVTARKASAMVRQALMMPIGEPCLVLRRQTNALGQIASDVTLWHPASRYKLSGSH; the protein is encoded by the coding sequence ATGGATACGGAAAAAATTGAGACAACGGCGGCTCCAGCCTATCAACAACTGAAGGACTATGTTCGAAAGATGATTGATACGGGGCAGTGGCGCTTAAATGACATGATTCCGACCGAGCTGTCATTGGCGAGCGAATTTTCCTTGTCGCGAATGACGGTGCATCGTGCGTTACGCGAACTCGTGAGTGAGAATCTTCTGACGCGTGTACGCGGACGTGGAACATTTGTCGCCGACCGTCGCCATCAAGCGACATTGATCGAGATCCACAGTATCGCGGACGAAATCCGCGCTCGTGGCGACGTGCATCGCGCAAAGGTCCTACTTGTTGAGTCGACTCAAGACGCCGCAGTGTTGCAAACGCTCGAGCTACCGCAGTTCGGCACCGCGTTCCATTCACGCATCGTGCATTTCGAGAATGACGTGCCGATTGAACTTGAGGATCGGTACGTCAATAGCCTCGTCTTTCCAGACTATTTAGATCAAAATTTTGAGATGGAAACGCCCAATGAATACATGATGCGCGTTGCTCCCGCTCAAGGCGCGCATTACTGGGTGACAGCGCGAAAGGCTAGCGCTATGGTCAGGCAGGCCTTGATGATGCCGATCGGCGAACCGTGTCTAGTGCTACGTCGCCAGACGAATGCTCTAGGACAAATCGCGAGTGATGTCACCCTTTGGCATCCCGCTAGCCGTTATAAACTGAGCGGTAGCCATTGA
- the tnpA gene encoding IS66 family insertion sequence element accessory protein TnpA, with the protein MEDENIKAATAMGARHPRQSEAFWGEMVTTWKASGIGARRFCREQGLALSTFSLWRKKLSSSIKETRQPLSVTADAAFIVCQSGC; encoded by the coding sequence ATGGAAGACGAGAACATTAAGGCTGCAACGGCGATGGGCGCACGTCACCCACGGCAAAGTGAAGCGTTCTGGGGCGAAATGGTTACCACCTGGAAAGCGAGTGGGATCGGCGCTCGTCGATTTTGCCGGGAACAGGGTCTTGCGCTAAGCACCTTCAGTCTGTGGCGCAAGAAACTTTCAAGCTCCATCAAGGAGACCAGGCAGCCGCTCTCGGTTACTGCGGATGCGGCATTCATCGTCTGCCAGTCTGGATGCTGA